acgcttataaaaaaaattgcgactaacgatttttgatttttttttttttaagttacctataagaaaccttgtattaaatttttaagtttttttaggcATCAAAaatctttcaaaaaaaaaaaaaaatacttagaaaaatcaaaaattttagttgTCTACTATACATAGCACAAAAGAAaccagaatattttgaaacttaaaCCGCATATAGATAatgctttaataataattttgtgaacatttaaagtattatagtgGTTTGTAAAACTTACCGTTTTTCCGTCAATTAGGGTAGTTTTCtccgatttttttgaaaactgctgAAAATTTCTTACTTATGACCTCTAACTATAACGCACCAAAGATATTCATTTGTCCACCGGAAACCACcttcaaagttttaaattaaattattattttgacaagttatgatatacattttacacacacatcacacacaaaaaaaaacacagatCATAgtagaatcaatacatttatcactcagaatctaaaatagatAGTATGTACAGTGAAAAAGGTAAAATttcattgattaaaaattaatttaaagtttgtttTCAGTGTTTTCACAAAGAATTGAATATTGAACGCTggaaatgtattcaaaaacaatGCAAAGCATACATAAAAGTTGTTTAGATAActgaattaacaataattaagtttttataataagacataggtacataaaataactttttacatcaggaaaaaataaagtaattgtCTTCGAAAATGTAAGCCGCAACCATGATAGAAcagaaaaaatgaattaaaatcgtcaaaaacttaataataaatcaaaaagaaAATCTGTTAATGATATTTGTGGAACACTAGCAAAACTTATTCAAAAAGACctatttaatcataatgtttatacaatcACCTCTAATGATATAGacttaattagaaaaaatatccaTCGTGCAAAGTCTTCCACATTATAAAAGTTACACACATCCATTGAAGAcgttcataaattattgaaaaaaatgataatacatacaaataacaaaaaaattttaattattaatgaaccaATTACACACATCAATACatcattatgtttatttgcAGTACAAACTTGTCTCATTCAAGTAAAATTAGTACTATTTATGTTGATGGAACCTTTAAATGTTatctaaaacaattaacactattttttactatttatggaTTAAAAGAATCAAGCAGTTATATTCCACTAGTATTTTTTACTGTCAGACAAAACTAGAAACATGAACAtgcatttaaatgtttaagtacAGAATGTGATAAGCTccagttaaaattataccacAAACCATTTACACGAATGTCGAAAAGGTTATACAATTGTTGTATATGCAGTTTGGCCAGAAATAGATTTAAGAGGATGTTGATTTCACTTAGGATAATCATGTTGGCGTAAAATTCAAGATCTAAAATTGAACACTTTTTATAGAAATGATGATTCTAAgattggtatatttttaaagtatatatttggaTTGCCATTTTTAACACCGGATGAAGTAGGTGATTTTTTTGCTTCTGATATTATGATGGGAATTAAACCAGCTGATGAAAAAATAgacttatttttagattacttagttgataattatatttttcctaaATCTACTTTTCCATCTTGTATATGGGCTGAATTTTCACATAGTACTTTACGTTTCACAAATAACTTTGAATGATTTCAATCGAAATTCaatgaaatgttttatcaTGCTCacccaaatatttataaattcataagaaactttaaaatatattcaacaaaATTCCTACATCAAATTAAGAAGCCCTATAAAATGAAGAagattttatctaaaataaatttatgaatatagttCAGGTCAAATATCattattggaattttttaaaagaaatgtcCTTTAAATTCATtccaattacaaatttttaaaaatgtattttatttttatttttgactattAATATTCCAGTTTGACTTTAACTTAaacttatctatttaatatttattgaattttgtattattacgattaaattATGAAGATGTACTAATGTTGTAAATtcctacaaattataaatacctatattttttatgtgcattttataacaacaatatttatacatattattattattttaattgggaCGGAATTGATATAGAAAAAAGTTCTCGAAACAGAACTAGGATCCAgccaaatttttaagtaagaaGATTCATTTCTTTAGATTctcatatacattattttaatagaaacaaacaaatttataattattaacttaaacatttataaaatagcttatacttattttgaagttcaacgtaaatcattataataatttttcttttcttaatacttacctattaaaaaaaaaaaattcaatattattttatattattatttattttaaaagtatctattatctatttaattaaataatattaaaaatacaatacataggtgataatttattttgcatatttttgaatatttttgacaaaatgcatattattacatatttttaaatagaataaatattaatgcatatttcaactacaaaaacGCGAAAAAATGCATGTTTATGGTACATTTGGTTAGATGTTTGacttttttacattatgtGATGTCGAACGgagttttagtaaatataagaaCACATTAAGGTCTAACAGAAGATTgttcagttttaaaaatttaaaacaccatGCAATTGTTTCGttccatatatttaaatagcgtTAAtagttaagaataatatttcattaatattaaaacgttttaattttttttttttgtatatttcatatttttgctttgtataatattaattaaatatttaattttaattaaaaattaataattttacaattgtttattgcatataaatccttGTCCTATTCATTAGATTATGTTTGAAATAGGTATATgcagatttaaaaatgtaattacatattttacaatctaGTTTATATTCTATACCAGCGGTTCCTAACTGTGGGCGCGCCTCTCTTAGGAGGCGCGAGCACTTGACAGGGGAGGCGAGAGCCGTGTTATTTtgtcataacaataaaaatatttgtatttttaaactttaaatactataaatttgttatttatttattcacggGAGgcgcaattattttttttttatttttagggcggagtaaactaaaaaagtttGGGAACAGCTTGTCTTtgtctatatagtatacacattacatagggtgtataatttatattattaaggtgGTTCTAGTCAGTCATAGTCTAAGAAATGTTGTATAGGCAATACATCATTAAGCCTTTGCAATAGGACTTGTTAGTGTATGTTAgtgtatacaatgtatattaaatatgttattatttattatttgaaacatatttggtgtatatgtatacttagagaaataataattactccgACTTACGTAGGTACATGAAAAGGGTGAATTAAGatgtgtataatgtaggtCTGTAGGTCGAGGGTAAAAAgcagaaaaatcaaaatgattacattttaatacataaaacatcatttttaaaataataattttaaataaatacatttcggGAAAATATCtcgttgtttatattaatgttaaaaataatttcaatcgCGATAGAACTGTCATTCACTGCCAAACTTTAGTCGTTAAACGTGCATGTCaaccttatatattataatttaatattatataatatctaaagtaattaatttgttatttaattgaaatcatttatttataaataaataacacaatatatcatattctattgtattactaaagctatattatgtatatgatttattgattttaataagaagagaaaattaaactttttttattaaacttcaaTACCAGGTAGCTGGTGTAAAACCtatttgtaaacaatttgTAATTGCTATGATTTTAAAGtcataaatttactataacaGCATACGTAACGTAAAAGCGTACATTAATagatcaataaaatgttattccaATTTCAgtgtttatatgattatatgacAAAACCAgctaagataatttttattcacatgccttatatatatattatgaacgttttaattttgaagcgtatgtttaagtaaatattgtaaGGTACAAGtacgtattaattttaattaactatatggtaagtataagtaaaatatatatataatacaatatattctgACATATTATAagggtataaaaaaaaataaatcatcaattcagtttcacaaatattattataatttcgtaATACCTATAGTTAGACAGaagtattttgcatttttctaattatgaAATGAGAAATTAGACTACATGAGTTCATATCAAGATAGATAcagaatattgaatttttttatgtcatatttgtgtaattgtgaaacaatttgaaattaaaaatttaatatttattcgatttttgagaaatataaaatataaaggagATGGGAATCACAGTATTTATAAGGTCAACATTTCTAAATGAAGTagcttttttagtttttttacaatgtaaaCACAAACTATTTAGATTACCTAATAGGTATACCTTTtagttctaatattatatatttatatctaattgttagttattttatattaaaaatcaatttcttcAATACTGAATTAAACTTATGtccaatacaaataatagttCTTATGATACCTTagcactattttaaaattattttgtttctttgataaaaaaaatataataataaaaactattgaaatatttgtacctctgaaatttaatataaatccatttttaaattatagttatttatatgctttaggtatattataataataataatataattcaactcTTTAGGCTGCAATAGCcaataagtgtattattatttattttgaatgtgtTGTACCTGTTGCCTGGGACacagtaaaatgtaaaatggttCTCATGTAAGCGAACGTGAATACAAAACGATAATATCGTCAACGTGTGCTATTATATACGTCTATtgcctgtataataatatatcaagcatattgtatttaaatatatcgtaCCCGGTCTCGTATAGTCGGTATTGTGtcgatcatattttttattcaaacggCAAATTTCTGTTGAGTGTTTGGGTAaacttatgtaaaattattattcaggcgtaaatgaatttttatgttttcgaaaagatcatttatattacacaCCAGCACACGCACACGCACAATACATActgcaataatacaatacagaGTGATTCCCATCACGAATGCTTATTCCAATTGTTGACTTTAATGATGAATTTATTctaattctgatttttggaattttgaaatctatttcaatttatcacattttaattaactacatacatattttgtgtCATTTAAAAAGTGTAATTTGAATgctaatttctttttttcaaattataatcacttttttatttcaaattgtataaatgaaaaatattaaatcgaaatttaaacaaaacgtttctaaacaaataaactttatggactaagtataatagtcaatggtaatatttctatagggtcaaaaataatttaaatattgtagtataattaataagtttaaagaaattagcagaaaataattaataataagtactacTAGTACtagactaaaatatatattacatctattttatgttttataaaaccgTCTTATGATGCTACTTATGTTGctattacatacaatttattatttaataactcatTAACTATCTACTCTTTGGAACTGAGAATTGTgctttcattttaaaaaagaagttTGTTTCGCCAGTGCTAAATAACTAAGTATTTAgatggtataaaaaatatcattatccTAAAATGTTGtcttcaagtataataaacaattccaaaaatcagattaagtatataaaggTTAAATGGTTGCCAGGGAGGAGGATTGCATGCTTGGTGAATCaccctttatattatattatatactgacgCCATAATTACACGGGCGGGGAAAAAAGTTTTTGGGCGGTTACAAACAATTggatttttgacatttttagaactgtattttttttcaccgtttgaaaattatactctttaaaacatttaaaacgcGTTCgtgcaaaacaaaaattaaatgtcaacAGCACGCGTGGACCGTCTGTTACTTCGGTGtaaagttacataatatatgatcattgttattatcattgagTTACATTCTGTGGCCTATACATAACTTTTGTATGGAGGGAGAAAATCAGTGAGAAATAATCTAACTTGTGTACAAAAAATAGGcattttatggtatttataatattctatatattataaaaaaaaaatcattagtaaatacatgaaaaaatacattttaggtgAAACTCAACAGTCAAGCTCCTAAATTTAAACGCCTTTGCAATTATATAAGGGTAGGCTTGCCATTTTTCCTGTTTTGGCCGGAACAGACCGAGTTTTACAACATGTCCTGGTCGATCATTCAAATTGTCCTAGTTAATAGAAACTGACTGAtggtctttaaaattaattttagagtaacttgaaataaattttatgaaaaaatgaagAATTATACAactctattaaaaaaacttcattcaaatgaaaattgaaaagtatccaatgtaaacaaatataaaaattatacctactatttatacctacttagatatttactaaaatattgaataattataataattatgcctataaaatactacaaaaaataatgtatatacatctTTGTATTAGGAAttagctaataaatatttaaataaaaaaagtttaaaaacgtattttaatatgcaaGCATTacatcaaaaaacaaaaaaatgtcatatgaTGTCTCAGTTTGGGGATTTCAAAATCTGGCAACCATATAGAAGATTGATTTAACAAACATGTTACTCCctctttttcaataattcaattaatcaaaatctgatttttataattcttaaatttacatgaaaaccatattttaaaattgttgagaTTTATACACTTACTACTAAGAAGTAtctaatgtaataaatgtactattttgttattttatataataaaaatatcctaATAGGTATAACTTACTCAATTGGTGACTAATATCTTGGTAATTAGAGAACTGTATAGTCACAAcctgcacaaaaaaaaatgattaatttagtccaataatcattaatcatgtCTAAGGGACAATAACTCAATATAGTGGCGCACCCTGCTGGTAGgacattaaaactatatagaaAAAGTTGTgttcattcaaaataataattattaattactaattatccAGAAtgcttaattattagttaattaggtatttctatttatagcagtagagaaaattaatatattgaataatattggtgttgatgatattattgactgttaaaaatataattgatttttagatttaaaaaaaaaactataaatattttatttttgtaatttcagggcagtaatttaaaataaataagtaataaaataataaataaaataagtacctatgcatgtataacttataaaaattactaaataccatatttattatctagaaGGATATACATTTGAAAGTAGTAAAATAGTTTTCCCGAGCCGAATTTCTTTCTTAGTCCATCAATGACTCATTATTGATTCGTTAATTCGAATAATGTTTGATCATCATCCTAACCTATGAATCTAgcggaaaaatatttaaaaataattcagaaCACTAAGTAATTGaagctatttatattattatgctattgttatttatattatgtaagtagtGAGTAATATAGAGAATTATAGCTACAATAATGCAATCTGGCATGACTGcgcattattatcatacatcgacaatatttttgaattattattgtcatattaaTAAACGTAAATACTAGTTgaattaagtaggtaatatgaCAACTTTACCCAACTATACTACGAACTAAgacaataatatcttaattcgTGAATGttcaattcattaaatttatatttaataggtatactattatttaatttaatcaatgactgtagttattatatagaatatagaaatAACGTAATATACCTGCAAGTTGCAGTACCACTATATTGTTATTCTTACTTTTTCAAACTCAACAACTCAAGCCGGCAAAGTTGTTTACTGTTTAgtagtttatagttataattacttcaacaataatactattaaaactgtatattgtttattaataactgcATTAAACTCATAGGgcatagactataatatatatatatggtttaACCATGGTTTAACCGCCAATTTCAATTGATAAAGTGATTATGgtgataataactaataacatacatgataatattatgatgtttgttatttaaacataatataagtaataactatatggAAATGTGGCGTGTTGTAAcgaattttcgattttttaaagaatgatttaatataatataacataatgtttgttattttacattaataatattggctAAAAATgttcgtataatatgttttgttgaCTACTCAGTTTACCATTAGAAATATTTGCTGGTAAGTTTccttattactatatatatattatattattcattattcagtATACACAACAatgtaacttttttaaatactttattttttgtattctatatttattttattgtttatcatgTTAGCGAGATTACCCCCAGGGCCCAGGGGAATTCTGAAGGGTTATACCTCCTCctgttattttagtttatattaatttttgataatttgtaaaaaaaaattatatttgttattgtgtTGTATTGGATTATTGACTTGACTTTGCTCCCTCgcctttttaatatttctgtgAGGTCTCTTGCATGTTGGTCTACAAACATTGACCCTTgcgtgttaataaatattgtagttttttttattctatttgatGTAGGTAGttgtataatagaaaaaacaaaaatgggaGACTTCGATGTACTCCAATATTGCCGTCAGCTACGTAGCCTGAGACCACCACCTTACAAATGTCCAGTAGCTGATTGTGACAAAGTATACTCGAGCATGACTGGATTTCAATATCATCTTGCTCATATTCAACATTCAAGTCCTATACCTCCATTAGACATGGTCACACCGACCAAACAAACTACTATTACTCCAGCcgttaataaaactaaaagtaataaaaataacaaaaatcaattttttctaaaaaaaaaaaattgttagttgtgactaataatttaataatgtaggtaaaaaaaagaaaggaaGGCGAGTTACATTTACAACACTTTCAAGAGTATCTCAACCTGAAGTTGCAGAACCTGTAACACCTGTtcatttatcaaaaactttATGTGAAGTTGAAGTTGCTGATCACAAAGTAATACGCTTCAATGCTGAAGattatttaccaataatatcaaaagatgattacttaaaacaaaaaaaagatattaaaacCCCTTCCAAAGTAAGTTTTaactaatcaaaattatatttaattagtgtaaaatgtattttgatttttagacaACTGCAATCATTTCTTCTTTATCAAAAAGTAAAGAAGCTGTGCAAAACTTACCACAAGCTGCATTTAAAGAAGTTGACAATTATGATATACTTCAAGCTCCACCTATGCCCAATTCTTACATAAGGTACCTTTTAATACATTctaaataagatttattattcacttttatatttttaaaaactaaattgtaaaatgtattcttttgtttattttatttagatttattgaaAAGTCGGCTGAAGAATTGGATACTGAAGTAGAATATGATATGGATGAAGAAGATGCTGCTTGGCTGCAAATTATGAATGAACGCAGGGAAGCAGCAGGCTTAATAGGAATATCTATTGAGTCCTTTGAACTGTTAATGGATCGTTTAGAGAAAGAATCTTATTTTCTTGTAGTATGTGGTttgcttatttaattatgtcaaatataatttaacacacaatttataaatattactttaatttattcgtTTAGCAAATGAACAAAGAAGTTGATAGTAGTTTAGCAGTCATTGATGATGAAGCTGTTTGTTCTATTTGTCTTGATGGTGAAtgtcaaaattcaaatgttattCTCTTTTGTGATATGTGTAATCTTGCCGTTCACCAAGACTGCTATGGTGTTCCATACATACCTGAAGGACAATGGCTCTGTcggtaagtaaaaaatttcagattaagttttatattggTTATAACCAGGGCTTGTGAGTTGCATTTGTATATGAGTATTGCTAAGTTGCCTTTAATGCTAATATGACAGAATTTCAAGGTACTATGGTTAAacatgtaaaattttattttgcatatttttaaaattttagaagtttttttatctatttgacATACTAAcgtgtttttctattttattggGCATATTTAGCGTATTGTTGACcaaaatttgatgaaaaatacaataatttatattttgcattgtatacaatttttggaaATAGTCACAATGTAAAATACTGCAGTagtcattgttttatttggttaatcattgtatcatattattactgcataataaattaatgaaaaacatgTTATGTAAAATAGTCTTATCTTTTTGATACTTTTACAATGGTTTATTCTTAAGTCCCTACTATTTCAGTAGTTATTGTAACTTATGTGAGCATGTGTTCATAGGTTAGGTCATtcctatattacttatttcttttttttttataaatcagcatattttaaatatataattttagatttttagtgTATAACTGCATAAAATCATGCTTATTTAGGCATTTTATAGGATATGAACTTACAAAGTCTAGACTAATaactcataattaaaaattcataattgttGTATTAAGGCGATGCCTTCACTCACCATCCTGTATGGTTGACTGTGTATTATGCCCCAATAATTGTGGTGCATTTAAACAAACGGATCGTGGATTATGGGCTCATGTTGTGTGTGCATTATGGATACCAGAAGTTCGGTTTGCTAATACAGTAAGttacacattaaattaaactatacacTAATCAAagtttatatactaaatttgtGTTCTTTAGGTGTTTTTAGAACCAATAGATAGCATTGAAACAATTCCTACTGCTAGATGGAAACttacatgttatatttgtaaacaacGTGGTGTAGGAGCATGTATCCAATGTCACAAAACAAGTTGTTATGCAGCATTTCATGTCACATGTGCTCAACAAGCTGGCTTATATATGAAAATGGAGACTATATCTAATGACATTTCTAATATTGGTAATAGttcatagattttttttttattaagactCAACATTTTTGCtttgcaaattataatatgaatttcgTTACAATTTTTAGGAGATGCTGAACCAGGAACAGTTTTAGTtcaaaaaattgcattttgcGATGCACATGCACCTGTAGATTATCTAGCTGAAAACCGAGGACGACAATCGCCtggagaaaaattaaataatgccaGACGAGTTTTAGCTAAAAAACGTTCTGCTGCTCCTGTCATATCAATACCTACAATCCCATCTGAAAGGTAATGTTTCTATTCTCTCTCTCATATATGTAACAGAACCTTGGGTGGCATacaatttgtgttttattggAAAACACTCTTCACTAGTTAGGTTTTTGTCACCAGCTTTCATTTCCAGCAACACATGATAACCACACTCATTGACACCACCTTGCACTATATTCTGCCACCTAAGGTTACTCttatgtgaaataaaataatatattattttaggcaTTATAATACTTCTCATAATATTCCGATTTTGTTTAGAGTTACTGAAATAGCTAATTTGCTGTCTGCCCCTAAGAAAGGCCAGTTTGTTCAACGGCTAATTGCTTATTGGACATTAAAACGGCAGTTTAGGAATGGTGTTCCACTATTAAGACGTTTACAAACTAGTCAACATTCTAATGTATCACGACGGGAAGAGCCAATTGCGTCTAATGGAAATGAAGATGATCTTGTAAGTGTTCACttatattgaacataataaataaaaaatgatttcttttgaagaaaattaatttcataattcaaaaattttatatcaataatattttttttctaacgtctaaaactattcattaattcatttttcagaatgaattatataaacaattaaagtaCTGGCAAGCTCTTCGCCAGGACTTAGAGAGAGTTCGATTACTTTGTGAACTGATACGTAAAAGAGAACGTTTGAAAAAAGAGAATATCAAAgtgtaagtattaattattctctaaaacttattttgttaattggtctaattatattacatttttttcctaaGACATGAACAGTATACTCTCAAATCTCTATGGCCATTCCATGCTTTCTTACATTCAGTATTACAGCAGTTAATTGTAAAAGATACAGGACAGATATTTATTGAACCTGTTGATCAAACTGAAGTCCCTGATTATGGAGATATTGTGAAATATCCAATGGATTTATTAACaatggaattaaaaataaaaaactctgAATATAATAGTCTTGAAGCTTTTGAGAATGATTTCAACTTGATGATATCAAATTGTTTAGCATATAATTCAAaagatactatattttataaagctgGCATAAAAATGAGAGATCAAGtaagtttaatttagtatattttgtattataatatgcttaaaaataaaatatgttataatcatGTTTAGGGTGGAAGTGTTTTAAGAAATGCCAAACGAGATCTTAAGATTTTAGATCTAGATCCTATTTCAATGACCTTAGCTGATAACAATAAAGAAGTTGAAGAAACTAAAGCTTTAAAATGTACTGCTAAAACAAATGAAGAAGTCAAAGATGACAAAAGTGCAGAATTTGATCATGAATTGAAAGAGATATGCAATCCTTCCAATATCATGGGTGATGATGATCGTATGTGTAAACTTCTACAGTTAGCTGATAAATGCAGAGGTGGTCGACAAAATAAAAGAGCTCGTCTAATTAAAACAGAATTGACCAAACTCAAAGCTAAAATCGACTTGGAAGggaaaaaatgtgaaaatggtaattttatgatagtcattttaactatatatttcagttgtataattatgatcacactatgttttaaatagattaattgagttattaaagtaaagatacatattatgtcatctcattttattttagtttttaaaacaaattcatatattaatactacaaattaacaacttaaaaacaatgatttttaaaatatgtaaatgttcTAAACCAGAGTTTCCCAAACTTTTTCTCCACCGAACCCTTTAGAGATAGTAGAAATGAATGCGGACccctcaataaaaatatgacccCTTATGTAAATCAGACTAGAATCATTGtgagataaattaaaaaaaaatcttaattattaattatatgtattctatgttaatatttataatttttagaagaaACTAAGAATGTTGAAGAGCAAGAAAAGATGGAAGTAGAAAAAACaagttta
The DNA window shown above is from Aphis gossypii isolate Hap1 chromosome 2, ASM2018417v2, whole genome shotgun sequence and carries:
- the LOC114130932 gene encoding bromodomain-containing protein homolog, coding for MGDFDVLQYCRQLRSLRPPPYKCPVADCDKVYSSMTGFQYHLAHIQHSSPIPPLDMVTPTKQTTITPAVNKTKSKKKKGRRVTFTTLSRVSQPEVAEPVTPVHLSKTLCEVEVADHKVIRFNAEDYLPIISKDDYLKQKKDIKTPSKTTAIISSLSKSKEAVQNLPQAAFKEVDNYDILQAPPMPNSYIRFIEKSAEELDTEVEYDMDEEDAAWLQIMNERREAAGLIGISIESFELLMDRLEKESYFLVQMNKEVDSSLAVIDDEAVCSICLDGECQNSNVILFCDMCNLAVHQDCYGVPYIPEGQWLCRRCLHSPSCMVDCVLCPNNCGAFKQTDRGLWAHVVCALWIPEVRFANTVFLEPIDSIETIPTARWKLTCYICKQRGVGACIQCHKTSCYAAFHVTCAQQAGLYMKMETISNDISNIGDAEPGTVLVQKIAFCDAHAPVDYLAENRGRQSPGEKLNNARRVLAKKRSAAPVISIPTIPSERVTEIANLLSAPKKGQFVQRLIAYWTLKRQFRNGVPLLRRLQTSQHSNVSRREEPIASNGNEDDLNELYKQLKYWQALRQDLERVRLLCELIRKRERLKKENIKVHEQYTLKSLWPFHAFLHSVLQQLIVKDTGQIFIEPVDQTEVPDYGDIVKYPMDLLTMELKIKNSEYNSLEAFENDFNLMISNCLAYNSKDTIFYKAGIKMRDQGGSVLRNAKRDLKILDLDPISMTLADNNKEVEETKALKCTAKTNEEVKDDKSAEFDHELKEICNPSNIMGDDDRMCKLLQLADKCRGGRQNKRARLIKTELTKLKAKIDLEGKKCENEETKNVEEQEKMEVEKTSLKRNAKKRNEQSSEQFVFKKPETPSKSTSPVTTSRSSTRKKSSTDSLTTPPPLIRRTRQSTNFESFKAYRSNKKTDTEDESPSDEESSYLGSESGTNSSSTSGSGSSTDGSSSSGSSSDSESEKEQKKKRKKDDFAQLQLVWAKCRGYPWYPALIIDPNMPPGHLHNGIPVPSPPSEVLNLASNYKELVYLVLFFDSKRTWQWLPRNKLEPLGVTQELDDIKLTESKKPADRKSVRKAYMEALVYKTDPIIPSSNLRRSSRT